The following proteins come from a genomic window of Heyndrickxia acidicola:
- the cobA gene encoding uroporphyrinogen-III C-methyltransferase, which produces MSKVYLVGAGPGDPELITVKGLKAIKHSDVILYDRLVNPEILEYAKKDAEMIYCGKSPQHHAYTQEKINQLICKYAIQGKVVTRLKGGDPFIFGRGGEEAKELGARMIPFEIIPGITSGAAAPAYAGIPLTYREYSSNVAFIAGMTQSEDDIDQYWSRFKGIDTLCIYMGVKNLPVICSQLMKHGKSPETPVALIHWGTTVNQMTVTGTLETICNVAEGIKNPAMIIVGEVVRLRSQLKWFEDVQKNEVAHVVHV; this is translated from the coding sequence ATGAGTAAAGTATACCTTGTGGGTGCAGGGCCCGGTGATCCTGAACTAATCACAGTAAAAGGGTTAAAAGCAATTAAACATTCAGATGTGATACTATATGACCGTCTAGTGAATCCTGAAATTTTAGAATACGCAAAAAAAGATGCGGAAATGATTTATTGTGGTAAAAGCCCTCAGCACCATGCCTATACTCAGGAAAAGATCAATCAATTAATCTGCAAGTATGCAATTCAGGGGAAAGTAGTGACAAGATTAAAAGGCGGAGATCCTTTCATTTTTGGAAGGGGCGGCGAAGAAGCAAAAGAGCTGGGTGCCAGGATGATTCCATTTGAGATTATCCCAGGTATTACGTCAGGTGCAGCAGCTCCTGCCTATGCGGGAATTCCGCTGACATACAGGGAATACAGCTCGAATGTTGCCTTTATTGCGGGGATGACACAAAGTGAGGATGATATTGATCAGTACTGGTCACGCTTTAAAGGAATAGACACCTTATGCATTTATATGGGCGTAAAGAACCTACCTGTTATTTGCAGCCAATTGATGAAGCATGGAAAAAGTCCTGAAACGCCTGTTGCTTTAATTCATTGGGGAACAACTGTAAATCAAATGACTGTCACAGGCACATTGGAAACGATTTGCAATGTGGCTGAAGGAATAAAAAACCCAGCGATGATCATAGTAGGTGAAGTAGTCCGGTTAAGAAGTCAATTAAAATGGTTTGAAGATGTTCAAAAAAATGAAGTAGCTCATGTTGTGCATGTTTAA
- a CDS encoding sirohydrochlorin chelatase, which translates to MERQGVLYISHGSRVPEATKEAMECIQLAMKKIDIPLQEIVYIEISKPSIEEGIELLVSQGALRIAVVPVLLLSAGHYYKDIPYELEKAKERFPNIYFCLGKPIGVQDQLIDILAERIHEKQTTVSPDIRILLVGRGSRNDETRRDIESIADKLKRKLQVQSIDTGYLAALEPRFEQALHKLLSETNSPVIVVPYLWFTGILMQSMQKKIDSLNSDGKEVILCRQIGNHPAIVAALINRVMETAEFNVNEYFYQGV; encoded by the coding sequence ATGGAAAGACAGGGAGTTTTATATATCAGCCATGGAAGCCGTGTCCCGGAAGCGACAAAGGAAGCGATGGAATGCATCCAGCTAGCAATGAAGAAAATAGATATTCCGTTACAGGAGATTGTGTACATAGAAATCTCAAAGCCATCTATTGAAGAAGGAATTGAATTGCTGGTAAGCCAGGGGGCTTTGAGAATAGCGGTTGTGCCTGTCCTTCTTTTAAGTGCAGGGCATTATTACAAAGACATACCATATGAATTGGAAAAGGCGAAGGAGCGCTTTCCTAATATATATTTTTGCTTAGGCAAACCAATCGGTGTACAGGATCAATTGATTGATATATTGGCAGAAAGAATACATGAAAAGCAAACAACGGTTTCTCCAGATATAAGGATTTTGTTGGTTGGACGAGGCAGCAGGAATGACGAAACACGAAGAGATATTGAAAGTATTGCTGATAAACTGAAAAGAAAGCTCCAGGTGCAGTCTATTGATACAGGGTATTTGGCGGCACTTGAGCCGCGTTTTGAACAAGCATTGCATAAACTTTTAAGTGAAACTAATTCGCCTGTCATTGTCGTACCTTATCTTTGGTTTACTGGTATTTTAATGCAGTCAATGCAGAAAAAAATTGATTCGTTGAATAGTGATGGGAAAGAGGTCATTCTATGCCGCCAAATTGGTAATCATCCTGCCATTGTGGCTGCACTGATCAATCGTGTCATGGAAACGGCAGAATTCAACGTAAATGAATATTTTTACCAAGGAGTATAA
- a CDS encoding NAD(P)-binding protein, with amino-acid sequence MGSIPIMMDFQNKEIVIVGGGEIAKRRLKLFTNTGAQITIVSPKLLPELQEMQQRKLFNWKKKKYQAEDAVNAQFIIIATNNPFVNQYVRESAPKSAFVNHTESAERGNFHFPASFQRGRLTVSVSTGGASPYLAAKIKNQVEKTFDEQYGVYVDFLYECRQLLKKTTISSAEKTILLKEILKDDYKSIEKQKEILAKILTLQKEP; translated from the coding sequence ATGGGGTCAATTCCAATCATGATGGATTTTCAAAATAAAGAAATAGTTATAGTCGGAGGAGGAGAGATTGCGAAAAGGAGACTGAAGCTTTTTACAAACACAGGTGCACAGATTACGATTGTAAGCCCTAAACTGCTTCCGGAGCTTCAAGAAATGCAACAGCGCAAACTCTTCAACTGGAAAAAGAAAAAGTACCAGGCCGAGGATGCAGTGAATGCACAATTCATCATTATTGCCACGAATAATCCCTTTGTTAATCAATACGTTAGGGAATCGGCACCAAAATCAGCTTTTGTAAATCATACAGAAAGTGCAGAGCGGGGAAACTTTCATTTTCCCGCTTCTTTTCAACGAGGAAGACTTACTGTAAGTGTATCGACAGGAGGAGCAAGCCCTTATCTTGCCGCAAAAATAAAGAATCAAGTTGAAAAAACGTTTGATGAGCAATATGGTGTGTATGTTGATTTTTTATATGAGTGCAGGCAATTATTGAAGAAAACGACTATTTCTTCTGCTGAAAAGACAATTTTATTAAAAGAAATTCTTAAGGACGATTATAAAAGCATTGAAAAACAGAAGGAAATACTTGCGAAGATACTAACTTTACAAAAGGAGCCATGA